The DNA segment CATGACCTGGGTTTCTTTCAAACCTTCCGGTACAGCATCAATCCTTAGAACACTTTCATGGGCGATGCTCATTTCAAATCCTAATTCAGGAAGAAATTTTTTGATTGATTTATATTTGTTCTTTTCAATCTCATTCATGTGATACTCGAGAGAAAAGAGCAGGGAGTGGCTGTTCGTAGTTCCTTTTTTTACAGGTTTTGTGTTTTCGGAAACCACAAGCCTGTGCATTCTTCCAAGATCCAGCATCAGGGTTTTATCTCCTTTATTGAAGAGCCAGTAGCCATTTGGGAGTCGCATCAGATCTTCATCAAAATCTTCATCTTCAAAAAGGTTTATTTTTGAAGGTTCGGCTGAAATATTCTGGTGGTACATCTCGGCAAGATTCTGAATTTCTGCCTGTTTTACTCCTCTTTCTTCCAGAAACGGATTATAATCTTTGTCTACAATAATTTCAGGCATTTTGATAAATCCGCTTCCGCCTCCGTTGCTTTTGCTTGGAAATGTTTTCTGCATGATTTCATCCAGGTGCGGATCTTTTTCGAAATCAAGGCTTGGTGCAACATTGTAAATTCCCAATGATCTTTTAATGGTAGAGCGCAACAATGCAAAGATCAGATGCTCATCTTCAAATTTTACTTCCGTTTTCTGAGGATGTATATTGACATCAATCTTTTCAGGATCTAATTCTAAAAAAAGAAAAAACGTAGGAATATATCCCGGCAGCAGCAATCCTTCAAAAGCTTCCTGCACCGCTTTATTGAAATACGGACTTTTAAAATATCTTCCGTTTACAAAAAGAAACTGTTCTCCTCTCGTTTTCTTGGCTCCATCAGGTTTAGCTACAAACCCGTGAAGTTTACACCAGATGATATCTTCTTTAATAGGAATAAGCTGGGGCTGCAGTTTTCTTCCGAAAATATCCACAATACGCTGCATCTGGCTTCCTTTTCTTAATCTGAAAACCGCTTCATCGTCATGAAAAAGGGAAAACTCAAGATTTTCATGCGCCAGGGCAACACGTTGAAATTCATCAATAACATGTCTGAATTCGATATTATTATTTTTAAGAAACTTTCTTCTGGCCGGAACGTTATAGAAAAGATTTTTTACTAAAAAATTGGAGCCGTCTGCCGTCTGAACAGGATCCTGAAACTGAAACACTCCGCCTTCTATATAGATATTGGTTCCTATGGTTGTATCTTTCTGCTTGGTTCTCAGTTCTACCTGGGAGACTGCTGCAATAGAAGCAAGTGCTTCGCCACGGAATCCTTTTGTGGCAATTTTAAAAATATCTTCCGTTCCTCTGATTTTGGAAGTGGCGTGTCTCTCAAAAGCCATCCTTGCATCCGTCTCAGACATTCCTTTTCCGTCATCTACCACCTGAATCAGATTTTTTCCGGCATCTCTTACAATCAGTTCAATCTTCGTGGCTTCGGCATCAATTGCATTTTCCAAAAGTTCTTTTACAATGGATGCAGGTCTCTGCACCACCTCTCCTGCCGCAATTTGGTTGGCTACATGATCCGGTAAAAGCTGAATAATATCTGACATAAAAAAAGTAAATCAACTTACAAAAATAGGCATTCAGAATAAGAATTAAAACAATAACCCCCTGAATTAAAAATTAATTATCAACATATCAACATTCCTGCGACGTTTTTATTTCAGCTAAAACGATCTTCCGTAAGCATTTTCTAAAAAACACAATCCCCCAATTGTATTACACAATTAGAGGATTGATTCACAGCTAGTTTACACAAAATTAATACTGATATGTATTGTCTTTAAATAAGAAATCTTTATAAGAACATTTATTCTTCGAAAATAAGTTTTCTCTTTTTCTCTCCTTTTTGTTTGATTCCCGAACCTCCATGGATCTTATCATACAGAAAAGCTAAAAAGTTAGGTTTTCTATATATTTTGCTGTATCTATATTGCGTGTTATAATGTCTCAGATGAATTTTATAGGCATCATATCCAATTACAACCAGCAAGCAAAGACTGATCACATAAAAAACTCTGAACTCAAGATAATAATAGGTAAGTCCGGAAAATACCGCTCCCAAAACATACGCAAGCATAATACTCATTAACAATTTGGCTCTTGCTACCAACTCTCCGTTTTTCCTGAATTTTTTCTGGGTAAACATAGAAAACAGAATTCCAAGGTCGGTGGTAGTACCGGTAAGGTGGGTTGTTTTCACGGAGAAGTTGGAAATACTTGCCGTTAAACCATTCTGTAGTCCTGTAGCAAAAAGCATTAATGCGACCAGATATTCTGTTTCCTCAAGGGTTTTACGATAATAAAACTGTCCATAGATTCCTACAAAAAGGAGGCATGCTATTTCAAGCACCAACGGCATGGCATGCGCGAAATATTTACTCTTCCTGTTGAAGTTGATGACCATAAAATTGGATACAAACCCTCCGAAGAAGAAAAGAAAAATCCAGCCTCCCACTACGGCAACCTGCGACCAGTTGGCTTTACTGATTTCTGCTGCGAGGATAGCATAATGCCCTGTTACGTTTGACGTAAACGAGAGAAATATCAACAGGGAAGCAATATTTATAGTACCCGCCGTAAAGGCAGTCAGCGTTCCCAGTCTTATGTTGTCTCCCAACGTCCTGCTGTTACTATAATTCCTTAACATTTTTAAAATTTTATAAGTCTGATTTAAACTTCCACAAAGATTTCTGCCAGTCTTCCTTTTTCAGGCATGTGTTTTTTAACTTCTAATGAAATTTCGTAGCTTTTAAGGTCTTTGCATTTTTTGATATAAGGAATTACATCAAATTTTCCGTTTCCTTTACTTTTAATAGACGAAGCGTAATAAGCCTCCTCGATATTTTCAGCTTTTACATAATTGTTAAAGGTTCTCTGGAAGCTTCCCGTGAAAATATCACACACAATTTTATTAATGAGGTGAGGATATTTATTTTTGATAATGGTATACGCTTCACAGAATTCCTGTGGCCTTAATTTATTGAAAATCGTACTTTTTGTATTAAAAAGAAGATCTCTGATAGAATCTCCCGTATCGTATCCTGAAACCAAAAGAATAGTATACTGATTTTGGTCTTCAGCAGCATCTTTCTCCCGCATCACTTTCTTAAGGATGTTCAAAGATTCAAGAGAATAATCTGTAGCTATTAAAATCGTTCTGATCATATTTTTAAGATTTAGGTCGTGTTTATCTTTTTTGATGTTACAAAACTAAAATGACCAGATTAGAAGTTCTTTGGAATGGAATTAAAATGTCATTAAAGAGATTAAAATCAGATTAGAATATGCATTTTTAAAAAAAGAAATACAAAAAAGTGTAACAAAAAGAGGAGGTTGCCAACTAATACCATATAAAACATCAGAAAAACAATGAAAAAGCTATTTTCAATATTTTTTATCGCGCTTTTTGCTTTTGTAAGTGCTCAGGACAAAGATTCTAAAGAAACGGCGAACCGTTTTTTTTATGAGCTTACCTTTAAACCGAAGAAAGATTCTGCAAAACTGGATAAAGTACTTACTGTACTTGATATTGCTAAAGACCGTTCTGTTTACAGAGATTATACCGTAATAGGACAGGATTCTATTATCAAAGTTCAAGTGGAGGCCATGCAAAAGTCAGGAGTATTCAAAGACCTGTCAAAAACGATCAGGATGCCAAAATTTTCAGAGAAGATTGTAAAATATTACCCGGATATGAAAGTGCAGTATGTTGAAAGAATAGCAAGCGGGTTTTCACCAATGGCTATTGCATACAACGAAACCATCAAGTTTGACTGGAAAATTTCTAATGAAAAAGAGAAAATAGGACCCTATAATGCTCAAAAAGCAACAGTAGATTTCGGAGGAAGAAAGTGGACAGCATGGTTCAGTACGGAACTTCCTTTTCAGGATGGACCTTTTAAATTTTCAGGATTACCGGGGCTCATTGTAAAGATCGAAGACGAAGGTAAAAATTATTCTTGGATCCTGCAGGGAAATAAAAAAGTTCAGAATTGGGAAGAACTTTCTTATTCAGAAAAAATTTCCAATATGTCTCTGAAAGTAACAGATATGCCGAGAGAGAAATTTGAAAAGACATTCAGTGATTTCAAGAAAGATCCTTTTGCTACTGCAAGACCAATGATGACTCAGGAAATTATGTCTAAAACAATACCGGGAATGGACGGAACGATTGGAGATATGATGAAAAAACAGGAGAAAATGTACAAAGATTTCTTCAATTCCAACGATAACCCAATAGAACTTACTTATTCCTCAGCAGATAAAAAGAAAAAATAAGCATTCATATTTAACTAATTATATTGAATCAACCCAAGTGCATTTTTGCATTTGGGTTGATTTCTTTCATATCAATTTGTTATTTAGATTAAATTTAAATAGCGTATATTTGCATACAAAATTTTGGCTTTGAAAGAGATGGGTTTACATAAATTAAGTGGATTTCCCAAAAACAGAATGGGAAAGATTTTAGGGTATGATAACGACAGCCTTAAAATGCCTAACAAAATTATCGAAATGGGGCTTCTTCCGGAAACCTCGTTCAGGATTCTGTATCAGGCCCCTTTCAAAGGACCGATGTATGTAGAATTCGGGGAAGAAAAAAGCCGGATTGCGCTTCGTGAAGAAGAGGGCAGATATATTATTGTTGAAGAATTGAATTGATGCAGGGAAATCATACAAAACAAATACTGTTAGTCGGAAATCCTAATGTAGGGAAATCCACGGTTTTCAATGCGCTTTGCAACAAAAAGCAGAAAACAGGGAACTATGCAGGTGTTACGGTAGCCAGCCATTCCGGATTTTATACCTATAAAAATGAAGTGGTGGAAGTGGTGGATCTGCCGGGATCCTACAGTATTTATCCAAGCTCGGAAGATGAAGCGATCTTTTCGAAGTTTGTGATGGAAAATCAAAAAGATTATGCGGGGGTAATCTATATTCTTGAGGCATTAAGCCTAAAAAGAGGACTGCTTCTGTTTCAGCAGATCCAAGACCTCGGAATTCCGATGATTCTGGTGGTAAACCAGATCGATCAGGCCGAAAGAAGAGGAATTTCTATTGATATTGACGCATTTTCAGAATCGATAGGTATTACAATTATTCGTACCAATGCAAAAGAACAGATTGGTATTGAAGAACTGAAAGAAGCTGTTTTCCAGAATAATTTTCTGAAAACTTCTGCTCAATCATTTGAAATACCGTCAGAACATAGAGATTTTATCCATAAAGTTGCTTCATACAAAGGTATAGATAACGAATATAAAACCTGGCTTACATTATCACTCGGGACGGATTTGGGAAAAATTAATTCTGTTGTTGAGCAAATAAATGAGCCCGATTCGAAAAGTCTTGTTCCTAAAAGATTACAGGTACAGGAAACGGTCAGACGTTATCAGAATATTGACAGTATTTTATCAAACGTTATTTCTAAAAAACCTCAGTTTAAAGAATTATTAACCGAGAAATTAGATAAGGTACTGGTTCATAAATTCTGGGGATATGTTGTTTTCATGATGATTCTGCTGGTCATTTTCCAAAGCGTATTTTTCCTTGCGGAATATCCGATGAACTGGATCGATGAATTCTTTGCATGGCTTTCCGCTTTTACGGGAGAGCACCTTCCGGAAGGACCTTTAAATTCACTTATTTCTAATGGAATTGTTCCTGGAATCGGGGGGATTGTCATCTTCGCACCGCAGATCGGAATTTTGTTATACTTTCTTTACCTTCTTGAAGATTCAGGATATATGGCAAGAGTGGTCTTCCTTATGGACAGGCTTCTTCGTCCTTTCGGACTGAACGGGAAAAGTATTGTTCCGCTGGTTTCCGGGACAGCCTGTGCAATTCCTGCGGTAATTTCAACAAGAAATATAGAAAACCTTAAAGAAAGGTTATTAACAATTCTGGTAACGCCTTTCATGACTTGTTCTGCAAGACTTCCTGTTTACAGCATCATTATCGGACTTATCATCTCGGACGGAACGTTTTTAGGAATAAAATATAAAGCGCTGGTATTGATGGGAATGTACCTTCTGGGTTTTGTGGTTGCTTTGTTTTCAGCCGCCGTTCTTAACAGGTTTATTAAAAATAAAGGTAAAACATATCTGGTAATGGATTTGCCAACGTACAAGAAGCCGCTTTTCGGATATGATTTTAAAATGGTTCTGGGGAAAGTGTGGGACTTTATTACAGGAGCTGGGAAAATTATTTTCATCGTAAGCATTATCATTTGGTTTTTAAGCTATTTCGGACCCAAACAAAAACCGGATCAATTTGTGGCGACCAACGTTGAGCTTGATCATTCTTACTTAGCCAAAATGGGTAAAGGTATAGAGCCGGTAATTGCACCTCTCGGATACGACTGGAAAATGGGTGTCGGAATCCTGACAAGTTTTGTCGCAAGGGAAGTTTTTGTAGGAACAATGTCTACACTATACAGCCTTGAAGATGATGCGCCGGAAGTAAAAGTAATTGATAAAATGAGAAGAGATGTAAAACCGAACGGCGAAAAAGTGTTTAGCTTTGCAACAGGGGTTTCAGTACTTCTCTTTTACGCATTTGCAATGCAGTGTATTTCTACACTCGCAGTAGTCTACAGAGAAACCAAAAGCTGGAAATGGACAGCTTTACAGGTGATCATGATGACAGGATTGGCATATTTTGTGTCCATGTTTGCATATCAAATCTTAAAATAATGGATTCTTCCTTGCTTTTACAATATATTGTTGTTCTTCTTGTGGTAGCATTTGCCTGCTACTCTTTGTTCAGAATACTTAGAAAGAATTTTGCGCCGAAAAAGTTCAGCTCCAAGCGAACAAACTGTGATAAGGATTGCGGTTGTTCATAACTTTCTGATGGGGTGTGACAAATAATATTTAATTTTGCTTATAATTAAATTATTTAAAAATTAAAACTATAAAACACCCATAATGTCACTAATAAAAAGTATTTCAGGAATCCGTGGAACGATCGGAGGAAAAATAAATGATAACCTTACACCGCTTGATGTGGTGAAATTTGCTTCCGCATTCGGAACCTGGCTTCAGAATAACAACAATAAAAAAGACCTTACCCTCGTTATTGGTAGAGATGCAAGGATTTCCGGGCAGATGGTGTCCTCTCTCGTTACCGCTACATTACAAGGGTTGGGAATTAACGTAATCGATCTGGGGCTTTCCACTACGCCAACCGTGGAAATTATGGTCCCTGAACTGAAAGCCGACGGAGGAATTATTCTAACGGCTTCTCATAACCCAAAACAATGGAATGCCCTGAAATTACTCAATAATAAAGGTGAATTCATCAGCGGAGAAAACGGAGCCGAAGTTTTAGCCCTTGCAGAAAGTGAAGATTTCAACTATGCGGAAGTTGATGATCTTGGAAAATATGAAACAAGAGATGATGCTTTTGATATTCATATTCAGCAAATTTTAGATCTTCCGATGGTTGATGTAGAAGCTATTAAAGCTAAAAAGTTCAAGGTAGTATTGGATGCTGTAAATTCAACTGGAGGAATTGCCATTCCAATGCTGTTGGATAAACTTGGTTGCGAAACAGTAAAATTATACTGTGAACCAACCGGCCATTTCCCGCACAATCCGGAACCATTGAAAGAGCATTTAGGAGACATCTGTGAACTGGTAAAAAAAGAAGGAGCAGATTTCGGAATTGTAGTAGATCCTGATGTGGACAGATTAGCTTTAATCGACGAAAAAGGTGAAATGTTCGGGGAAGAATACACGTTGGTTGCCGTTGCAGATTATCTGCTGAAAAACAAAAACGGTGTAGCTATTTCAAACCTTTCATCAAGCCGTGCATTAAGAGATGTTGCAAAAAGTCACAACTCAGACTATTTTGCAAGTGCAGTTGGAGAAGTGAATGTAGTTACATTAATGAAGGAGAAAAATGCTGTTATCGGCGGTGAAGGAAACGGAGGAATTATCTATCCGGATCTTCATTACGGTAGAGATTCTCTAGTAGGAGTTGCTTTGTTTTTAACACATATTGCCAAAGAAAACAAAACGGTTTCTGAACTAAGAGCAGGGTACCCGAGCTATTTCATGGGTAAAAAGAAAATAGAGCTTACCCCGGAAATAAATGTAGATGATATTTTAACCAAAATGGAAAAAGAATATCAAAATGAAGAGGTCTCCACCATCGATGGAGTAAAAATAGATTTTGAAAATAACTGGGTTCACCTGAGAAAATCAAATACGGAACCTATTATCAGAATCTATACCGAGGCTAAATCGCAGGAAGAAGCCGACCGGTTAGGTGATGAAATGATAGCTAAAATCAATAGCTTGATTTAATAAAAGTTAACAACCTTTTCATCATTTTAATCGTATTTATTATTAAATTTAAAACTAAGATTTTCAGAAGCGAGTATTAGTATATCTCATATCTCTGGTCTTAAATCTTAAAACTGTTTTATATTGGAAGAATATTTTGGAAATGAACTTGTAAAAAAGTTCGAGGAAATGATGGAAAATAATGATGAATTCTACTTTGATACAGAAGAGCTGGAAGACATTATTGTTTATTACCTGGAGCTGGGAGACTTTAATTATGCAGATACTGCAGTAAATTATGGACTCAAGCTTCACCCAAATTCCTTAGACATCAAGATCAAAAAGCTTGAAATTCTTTTGGAATGGGAAGATTATAATACGGCTAAAGAGCTGATCGATGAGCTGAAAGGTTCTTCTATGGAAAACACAGACTTTTTGGTCTGCTATGCAAAGTATTATTCGAATTTAGGAAACCCAAGAAAATCCATTGATATCTGTAAAAAAGCATTAGAACTGAAAGAAGAAGAAAACTTCCTTCACAATTTTATTGCTGATGAATATGTAAATCTTGGAGATCCTTTTAACGCTCTTAAACATTACAGAAAAGCACTTAAAGAAGATCCTACAGACGATTATGCACTGGAAAACTGTATGGTCTGCTTTTCCGATCTGAATAAGAGTGATGAGGCAATTGCATTCCTGAATGAATATCTTGATGAATATGCCTATTCGGAAATTGCCTGGTTTGAATATGGACAATTTTACTTTAACAGGAAAAATTACGACGAAGCCATTAAAGGATACGATTATTTACTGGCCATCAACTCAAGCTCGGTAGGAGTGTATGCCAACAAGGCAGCCTGTTATGAAGCTTTAGGAGATTATAAAAAAGCGATATCCGTTTACGAAGAAATGCTTGAACTGGAGTACACAAAAGCATTTACCTTTTATAAAATCGGACTTTGTTATAAAGCCTTAAAACAACCGATTGTGGCTTTAAACGCTTTCCAGAAGTCATTACGGGAAGATCCTCAATTTTATCTTGCGATGATGGAACAATCCTATATCTACGAAGAAATGGGCGGGATGAGCGAAGCCTTACATTTTGCAAGAGAGGCGACGCACCTGAATGAAAACAATCTTGATTATCAAAAAAGACTGGCATTTTTATTTATTGATGCAGGAAAATTTGAGGAAAGTCTTACCTGCCTGAAAAAGCTGGTAGATACAGAGCCGTCAAGGTTTTATAATTGGTACGCTTATTCTGAAGTGCTGATGCTGTTGGGCGAATATGAAGAAGCTATCTTGGTTTTAAATAATGCCGTAAAAACACATCACAGAGCAGAATTATATTACCAGCTTAGCAATTGTTATTTCAACCTGAAAGATCAGGAAAAGGGCAAAGAAGTACTGCTTCAGGCTTTGGATCTTGATCCGTCTCTGGTTTCGGATATGCAGAAAAAATATCCTTTCATTAAAGATGAGGTGAAAAAAGCAAAAGCCAGAGTGAAAAAGAAAAATTCCGAAGGTTAATTAAAACTCACTTACAATAAAAATAAATCCCGCATTTCGCGGGATTTATTTGTTTATAACATTAGGTTTACTTCTCAGAAAGATAAGTCCGGCAATAATAACTCCAGCTCCTGCAAACTGTAGCGAAGTAAGCTTTTCGCCGTCCAGAATGCCCCAGATGATCGCGACAATAGGCATCAGCAAAGTGACTGTTGAAGCAAACAAGGGAGAGGAAACTTTCAGGAGACGGTAATTCATCATCATCGCCAGTCCGGTTCCGAAAATCGACAGTAAGCTTACGAACATTAATCCTGTAAGATGATCTTTATCTAAGCTAAAGGTTGAAAAAAATCCGGTAAAGGTAAGAGCGATCACAGAAGGTAAAAACAAAAC comes from the Chryseobacterium nepalense genome and includes:
- the mutL gene encoding DNA mismatch repair endonuclease MutL; protein product: MSDIIQLLPDHVANQIAAGEVVQRPASIVKELLENAIDAEATKIELIVRDAGKNLIQVVDDGKGMSETDARMAFERHATSKIRGTEDIFKIATKGFRGEALASIAAVSQVELRTKQKDTTIGTNIYIEGGVFQFQDPVQTADGSNFLVKNLFYNVPARRKFLKNNNIEFRHVIDEFQRVALAHENLEFSLFHDDEAVFRLRKGSQMQRIVDIFGRKLQPQLIPIKEDIIWCKLHGFVAKPDGAKKTRGEQFLFVNGRYFKSPYFNKAVQEAFEGLLLPGYIPTFFLFLELDPEKIDVNIHPQKTEVKFEDEHLIFALLRSTIKRSLGIYNVAPSLDFEKDPHLDEIMQKTFPSKSNGGGSGFIKMPEIIVDKDYNPFLEERGVKQAEIQNLAEMYHQNISAEPSKINLFEDEDFDEDLMRLPNGYWLFNKGDKTLMLDLGRMHRLVVSENTKPVKKGTTNSHSLLFSLEYHMNEIEKNKYKSIKKFLPELGFEMSIAHESVLRIDAVPEGLKETQVMKFLENLFDILEYKTEEEFLQFYQNQWNKMQSKSRFDYIYKKDAEQLIRDFTALGFPEFLPNGKRCFFEVPFNDFKNKF
- the glmM gene encoding phosphoglucosamine mutase, whose amino-acid sequence is MSLIKSISGIRGTIGGKINDNLTPLDVVKFASAFGTWLQNNNNKKDLTLVIGRDARISGQMVSSLVTATLQGLGINVIDLGLSTTPTVEIMVPELKADGGIILTASHNPKQWNALKLLNNKGEFISGENGAEVLALAESEDFNYAEVDDLGKYETRDDAFDIHIQQILDLPMVDVEAIKAKKFKVVLDAVNSTGGIAIPMLLDKLGCETVKLYCEPTGHFPHNPEPLKEHLGDICELVKKEGADFGIVVDPDVDRLALIDEKGEMFGEEYTLVAVADYLLKNKNGVAISNLSSSRALRDVAKSHNSDYFASAVGEVNVVTLMKEKNAVIGGEGNGGIIYPDLHYGRDSLVGVALFLTHIAKENKTVSELRAGYPSYFMGKKKIELTPEINVDDILTKMEKEYQNEEVSTIDGVKIDFENNWVHLRKSNTEPIIRIYTEAKSQEEADRLGDEMIAKINSLI
- a CDS encoding tetratricopeptide repeat protein, encoding MEEYFGNELVKKFEEMMENNDEFYFDTEELEDIIVYYLELGDFNYADTAVNYGLKLHPNSLDIKIKKLEILLEWEDYNTAKELIDELKGSSMENTDFLVCYAKYYSNLGNPRKSIDICKKALELKEEENFLHNFIADEYVNLGDPFNALKHYRKALKEDPTDDYALENCMVCFSDLNKSDEAIAFLNEYLDEYAYSEIAWFEYGQFYFNRKNYDEAIKGYDYLLAINSSSVGVYANKAACYEALGDYKKAISVYEEMLELEYTKAFTFYKIGLCYKALKQPIVALNAFQKSLREDPQFYLAMMEQSYIYEEMGGMSEALHFAREATHLNENNLDYQKRLAFLFIDAGKFEESLTCLKKLVDTEPSRFYNWYAYSEVLMLLGEYEEAILVLNNAVKTHHRAELYYQLSNCYFNLKDQEKGKEVLLQALDLDPSLVSDMQKKYPFIKDEVKKAKARVKKKNSEG
- a CDS encoding GLPGLI family protein, producing the protein MKKLFSIFFIALFAFVSAQDKDSKETANRFFYELTFKPKKDSAKLDKVLTVLDIAKDRSVYRDYTVIGQDSIIKVQVEAMQKSGVFKDLSKTIRMPKFSEKIVKYYPDMKVQYVERIASGFSPMAIAYNETIKFDWKISNEKEKIGPYNAQKATVDFGGRKWTAWFSTELPFQDGPFKFSGLPGLIVKIEDEGKNYSWILQGNKKVQNWEELSYSEKISNMSLKVTDMPREKFEKTFSDFKKDPFATARPMMTQEIMSKTIPGMDGTIGDMMKKQEKMYKDFFNSNDNPIELTYSSADKKKK
- a CDS encoding FeoA family protein produces the protein MGKILGYDNDSLKMPNKIIEMGLLPETSFRILYQAPFKGPMYVEFGEEKSRIALREEEGRYIIVEELN
- the feoB gene encoding ferrous iron transport protein B — translated: MQGNHTKQILLVGNPNVGKSTVFNALCNKKQKTGNYAGVTVASHSGFYTYKNEVVEVVDLPGSYSIYPSSEDEAIFSKFVMENQKDYAGVIYILEALSLKRGLLLFQQIQDLGIPMILVVNQIDQAERRGISIDIDAFSESIGITIIRTNAKEQIGIEELKEAVFQNNFLKTSAQSFEIPSEHRDFIHKVASYKGIDNEYKTWLTLSLGTDLGKINSVVEQINEPDSKSLVPKRLQVQETVRRYQNIDSILSNVISKKPQFKELLTEKLDKVLVHKFWGYVVFMMILLVIFQSVFFLAEYPMNWIDEFFAWLSAFTGEHLPEGPLNSLISNGIVPGIGGIVIFAPQIGILLYFLYLLEDSGYMARVVFLMDRLLRPFGLNGKSIVPLVSGTACAIPAVISTRNIENLKERLLTILVTPFMTCSARLPVYSIIIGLIISDGTFLGIKYKALVLMGMYLLGFVVALFSAAVLNRFIKNKGKTYLVMDLPTYKKPLFGYDFKMVLGKVWDFITGAGKIIFIVSIIIWFLSYFGPKQKPDQFVATNVELDHSYLAKMGKGIEPVIAPLGYDWKMGVGILTSFVAREVFVGTMSTLYSLEDDAPEVKVIDKMRRDVKPNGEKVFSFATGVSVLLFYAFAMQCISTLAVVYRETKSWKWTALQVIMMTGLAYFVSMFAYQILK
- a CDS encoding YoaK family protein — its product is MLRNYSNSRTLGDNIRLGTLTAFTAGTINIASLLIFLSFTSNVTGHYAILAAEISKANWSQVAVVGGWIFLFFFGGFVSNFMVINFNRKSKYFAHAMPLVLEIACLLFVGIYGQFYYRKTLEETEYLVALMLFATGLQNGLTASISNFSVKTTHLTGTTTDLGILFSMFTQKKFRKNGELVARAKLLMSIMLAYVLGAVFSGLTYYYLEFRVFYVISLCLLVVIGYDAYKIHLRHYNTQYRYSKIYRKPNFLAFLYDKIHGGSGIKQKGEKKRKLIFEE